The DNA region agaaagcaaagaagaactaaacagcctcttgatgaaagtgaaagaggagactgtaaaagctggcttaagagtcaacattcaaaaaacaaaaatcatggcatctggtcccatcacttcatgacaagtagattgggaaacagtggaaacagtgagagacttcattttcttaggctccaaaattactgcagatggtgattgtagccatgaaattaaaagacgcttgctccttggaagaaaagctatgaccaacctagatagcatattaaaaagcagatatattactttgccaacaaagacctgtctagtcaaagctgtggcttttccagtagtcatgtatggatgtgagaattggaccataaagaaagctgagtgctgaagaattgatactttttggACTGttgggctggagaagactcttgagagtaccttggactgcaagatcaaaccagtcaatccttaaggaaatgagtcctgaatattcattggaaggactgatgctgaagctgaaactccaataatttggccacctgatgtgaagaactgactcattgggaaagaccctgatgctgggaaagattgaaggcaggaggagaaggggacgacagaggatgagatggttggatggcatcaccaactcgatgtacatgagtttgagcaagctctgggagttggtgatggacagggaagcctggcatgctgcagtccatggggtcacaaagagtcagacatgactgagcaactgaactgaactgagaacaatatttgaaaatataaaacatgaaaatttgaACTTCACAAAAGAAACTATGGGACAATGTTTATGCAAATTTACAACTGGATAGATCTTTCAAAGTGCGACGCTTGCCCTGGGagccataaaagaaaagattaataaatttgAGTGTAAATtcagtgcatgaagcagggcacccagagctggtgctctgggacaacccagagggatagggttgggagggaggtggaaggcagGTGGTGAGACCATTTCAGGATGgtgagacacatgtacacccatggctgattcatgtcgatgtatggcacaaaccaccacaatattgtatagttagcctccaatcaaaataaatgaatgaattaattaaaaaaataaacatctatgtggtaaaaacacagaagcaaaattaaagaacaaagacaaactaggaaaaaatttgaaattcacattaaataaaaaggctaattttgaaaatatacaaagagctcctGCAAAAATCACTGTATAAAGGCTAAACACAGTGAAAAACCAAAAGCATAATTATAGATATTAGGGaattttttcctataattttccttgtagaaaaggaaaaattccaaTAGCTCTTAAACATATGAACTCTTTAACATATGAAGAATTGTCTAATCTCCTTTACAATAAGagtaatgcaaattaaaatcgcATGGAGAAACCTTTTCACCTACCATCATGTTGaccaaaatacatacataaatagatgcctatatatacaaatatatgtctACAGGAGTATCTATAGATCTTCCTgcatgccagagacctgggttcaattcctgggctggtaagatcccctggagaaggaaatgggaacccactccagtgttcttgcctggagaatcccgtggacagaggaggctggcaggctgcagtccatgaggtcacaaagagcggacataactgaagcaacttagcatgcagcacataGGCATATATTGTGCCAAACTGTGCCAACTGTGCAACAAGTGCATAACCGTGCCAAATATTCCATTCTAATTTTTTGGTGCATACGTCTTTTCCATATCTCCAAGTGATTTCagttcctcttcttcttctttttttaacacaACTTACCATTTCTGTTAGCCTATCCTTTAAATTTTTAGATTAATATCCCCTAGGAGgtagaatggagaaggaaatggcaacccactctggtattcttgcctggagaatcccgtggacggaggggccgggtgggctgctgtccatgggttgcacagagtcaggcacgactggagtgacttagaagcagcagcagcaggaggtagGAAGCTTAagatagatatgtgtgtgtgtgtgtgtgtgtgaatgtgtgtgtgtgtgtgaatgtgtgtgtgtgtgtgtgtgttcagtgtctgactctttgcagccctaatggacggtagcccaccaggttcctctgtccatggaattccccaagcaagaatactggagtgggttgccattccttcctctagaagatctttccaatccagggattgaacccacatctcatgtctgctgcattggcaggtgaattgtttaccactagtgccatctgggatatgcgtgtgtgtgtgtgtatatatattatacatgtatagttatatattttatatatttatgtatattatatataaatatatatttatatgtatttatatatttatatgtgtgtatattatatatttatatattatatatatatacataaagtgtATAAAAGGTTAAACTGAGATATCTTTTATAACTCTTATGAAGATCCCTCCttatagctctattttcagtttggtCAAAGTATCTGCTGATACTTTCTTTGTAATAACTCTATGATGCTTATTGCCATTACCTGATTCTATGAGCTCACCTCTCACCCTGCCCCAGTTCAACCTTTTAAGCAATGTCTCCctcatttttgcatttctaaagGCAGATCAAAAATTAAGATAATtcatatatagtgtatatattttattatcttccCACCCAAAGACTTTTAATAGAtctactactttttttttctagaattcagGGCTACACAAGACCTCTCCCACATACCAGGAATCTCAacttctctcatttcttcttaaaatagaCTTTCCAGACATACTTCTTTCACCATCACAAACCAGGGTTATGCCCAATCTCAAATATAGCTCCCTCTTTTAAATCCCCCTTCTGCCCATCTATATGAATAACACGTGTTCTCAAGGTCAGTGTGTCTTCTTTGATGGCCTAGACAAAACCTTCACTCATTACACAGACATCTCCTTTATCAAAAACTCATCTCATTTCAGTCCCTGAAGATATGAAGATGAGTAAATCATAGTCTTTGTACAAATGGAATTTATATTCTAGAGTGAGCCAGATACATAAGTGCATCTCTGGTAGAGAATATTCGGTAGAGCCCACGAATACTCAAAGCACAGCAGAAGTGTAGCAGAGGAAGGACTTGACTTCGTGGCATCAAAGAAGATTTTGGAGGAAGATGGCAGTTGAACTCACTGGTAAAAGATCACTAGGAGAATGCTGAACTCACAAGATTTTGCATGAAGAGGGAATATCAGGAAGATTACCTTCTCTTTCCTAGAatgttgtttttctctaaatGCCTTTGGCACTAAAAAGACCTCTAATTTAGCAGCCTAATCATATCTGGTTTTGGTTATAAAGCTCTTTATGGATGCAATTTTTGTGTAAGTACAGGTAAGATAGTGAATGTTATTTATATTCCCCTTAATGCATCTAAGAATATCTTAATCATAAGTAATACTACAAAAACTGCTAGGCATTTTAGTTCAGCATatttgaaaaagattttaataaaatgtccACAAAGCATAAATATGACATATTTTGATTCAAAACTATTGTGTCAATTACTGTACCCTAGCCTGGAAGACACGTCTAAAGATCAAAGACATTTCTGATTAATCTCAGATGACTGTTTGCTGCTTAAAAACACCAAGTCACAGCTAACTGTTTCAAAGTTCATCAAGGCGATGAGAAATAACACAGTTTGGAATGTCATTAGCTCAGTGACCACCCAGAATACACACAATGAATCATAAGTTTTCTCACATTCAAAAAGCGAAGCTTACTTCCATTTTCTTGACAAACATTCCATCTGACTGAAATGTGAAATTTCCACTAGAGATCCTAATCTCATCAGAAACTCTCCCAAAGTCATATCAAGGTGAGAAATAAACAAGGAACAGAGGCCCACCAATGTCACATGatacccagggactgaagtctTATAACCTTACaaactaaagaagaaacagaacaggtGATTCATGTGAAAAGACTGGGGAACTTGAGAAAAGGGAAAtgattattttctatatattgcCAAATTTTACTAGAAAAACACATATGACTTACTAATTGTATTTTAGTCAtataaacaaaaagaaggaaCTACTCTCTTCATAATCACAGAAGTCCCTCAGCTGAGTATAAAAGAGGACACGTGGAAGGGAAACTTCCAAATTTGAGAAACTCACTCTCCTAGAAACTCACCCAGAACCTCCACCTTCTGACACCATGGTCAACTCCTGTTGTGGCTCCATCTGCTCTGACCAGAGCTGTGGCCAAAGTCTCTGCCAGGAGACCTGCTGCAGCCCCAGTTGCTGTCAGACCACCTGCTGCAGGACCACCTGCTGCCGCCCCAGCTGTGGTGTGTCCAGCTGCTGCCGCCCGGTCTGCTGCCAGCCCACCTGCCCTCGTCCCACCTGCTGCATCTCTAGCTGCTACCGCCCCTCCTGCTGTGGGTCCAGCTGTGGTTCCAGCTGCTGCAGGCCTACCTGCTGCATCTCCAGCTGCTGCAGGCCCCGCTGTTGCCAGTCTGTGTGCTGCCAGCCCACCTGCCCTCGCCCCACCTGCTGCATCTCTAGCTGCTACCGCCCCTCCTGCTGTGGGTCCAGCTGTGGTTCCAGCTGCTGCAGGCCTACCTGCTGCATCTCCAGCTGCTGTAGGCCCCGCTGTTGCCAGTCTGTGTGCTGCCAGCCCACCTGCTCCCGCATCTCCAGCTGCTGCCGCCCGAGCTGCTGCCTGCGCCCAGTGTGTGGCCGGGTCTCCTGCCACACCACTTGCTATCGGCCCACCTGTGTCATCTCCACCTGCCCCCGCCCCGTGTGCTGTCCCTCCTCTTGCTGCTGAGCCACCTCTCTGAACCCACCCTCTCCTCTTCATCCATCTTATCACAGAAGCAGACTCCATATAGACACCAGAGGAGAGGCCATTCCCATAGTCTGTGTGTCCACATACTGGCCTCAGGCCAGACTCTCTCCTTCGTTGGCCTTTTCCTTGCTAGCAAATGAAACTAGGTGGTATTTATAGAAAGAAATTAGCAGAGTTGCCCCAGTTCTATAATTGACCTTTTGATTTGAGGGTACTGGGTCTTCCAGTCCCAAACATGAAAATTCCTACAGGGCCTATAGGGACCCTGATGTCACAGCCTCAGATCTGAAAGTCTGGGGGCTACATCCTATAAGTCTTTTACAGGGATGTTTCTGTGTCTTGTTGCTGCTTCTGAATAAAGCTCCACTTTCCTGGCGCATACAATGTTCTTGTGTTTGCTGCTTTATAATGATTGTCCTCATTTCCTGGGAAATGGTATTCAACATATTAATACAACTTTATCAAGCTTACcaatttctgctctaatctttaggACAAATCCAACATGCAGCGacatagaagaaaacaaacaatcccAGAAATAACACAATACATAACACAATATCtccaagagaattgaaaaataataatttttttgaaaaatttaagttTAGGGAAGAGACGGATTATACCCCACAGCAAacctttcttaaatatttttaaagcatgtgctgtgtgctcagtcgtgtccgactcttttcgaccccatggactgtagcccaccaggctcctctgtccatgggattctccaggcaagaatactggagtgggttgtcatttccttctccattttaaagCATATATTTCCCTAAAATTCCACTCCTCTCTTAGTTGTCTCATCCCCccattttcccttcttcctttttttccttccctctctccaaaTATACTGCTCTGCCCTTGCTCTTCTCCTTGGAAAACCAGAGTCTTCCCTTGGGTTTATCTATCCCACATGTAACCCAATTTATTACACTTTCAGATTTCTTATTTCCTCTCCATCCACTGACAACAAAATAATTGTTTTGGGCAAATCAACCTTCCTGAGAAGTTGAGGGCTAACAGACtattgaaaatattcaaattttagtattttcttatCTTGACTTTTCTAGGATGTGTATTTGACAGCATGGGTCTTGGGTACCTTGTCAACAAATCCTATGAGAAATGTGGAAACTAGTAGGGAATCCAATTAACGGACCAATTTTTATCTTAGGTTAACTCAGAATCCTCCCAAATTCCTATGAAGTCTATCCTAGGAAAAAAGGATAAAAGCAAATTCCTGATGAATTTATGCTAGTGGAAGTAGGAGAAATATATGGAAAGTTTTGTATATGCATATTCTAAGAGTTATAGGGTAAATAAGTAATTCAATGGTAATGAATCATGAATGTGTTTGACTTCCATAAATTCTACACATAAATAACGAGATAATAATTTAAGTTGTATAGGGGCATTATTCCTCATTCTTACTCAAAGCACAGAATTCCGAATGGATCTGAGATGGTAGATGAGAATTGGTTGCACCTTCTCTTGGTCTCAGCAtaagaaaaattttttgttttatgtttctctGGAGTGAGGGGTTCTTTCAGTACTTTTCTTCACAATAAAGAAAgatttgcttatttaattatttttgttaatttatttttaattagaggataattgctttataatgttgtgttggtttctgccatacatcaacatgaatcagccataggtatacatatgtctcatCCCTCTTGAATTTTTCTCCCAGAAATAGAGTATGTGAAGagctggaaagaaaataaaccaataaatctatcattatttgcaaataatatgattaTCTTCATGGAAAATGTAGTAGACTTTCACAGACCAGGAATTGGTATGTGTATTAGTTACCTAATGTTGGTTAATGAGTTATCCCCCCCccaaaacatttattatctcatggaCTTTCTGAGGGTTAGAAATCTGGAAGTGGCATGTCAGGATCTCTCATGAGGTTGCAGGCAAGCGGTTGGCCAGGACTGCACTCTTATGAAGAGAGGAAAATCCACTTCCAAGCTCACTCACATGGCTGTTGGCAGGAAGACTCAGTTCTTCACCACATGGACTGATCACTCAAGGTGGCTGGCTTCCTCCAGAGTGAGCAACCTAAGaaagatcaagaaacagaaagaaaacccaaATCTTACAATAACCTAGTCTGGAAAGCCCTATGTCCTCATTACTGCTGTATTCCATTCATTTGAAGTGATTCACTATGTACAGCTTACACTCAATGGGAAGGCATTACATAGGACATGAGTCAGAGGAGGTGGGATCCTTGAGAGTCATCTTAGTGTCCTCCTACCACAGTCTGCAAGTGAGGCACTAACAAATCTAAAATGATTTTTGATGCCATGGGCCTTTAGGTGTTTTCTTGGGTCATAGGAAGTTAGATGTCTAAAGAGAGGATACATATGGCCCAAGCTAATGGAAAACTCCAACATTTGTAAGTTGAAAGAGGACCAACAGCAACCACAAGAGAATGGAAAGGGATAAACAGAGAGGTAAAAAGACAGCTAGTAGACTGCAGGGTCCAAAAAAGAGTGGCTTCTTGAAAAATTAAAGGACAGAATGTAACTTCCAGCTATGACAAAGCAGATACAAGACCAAACTTCTCGGTAAGAATGGCTGTGAGAAACGgataaagttaagaaaatagtcatgtacagttgtgagagctggatcataaagaaggctgagggccgaagaattgatacttttgaattgtggtgctggagaagatcaaaccagtcaatcctagaggagatcaactctgattattcattggaaggactggtgctgaagctgaagctccaatacgttggccacctgatgcaaagagctgactcactggaaaagagcctggtgttgggaaagattgaggcaaaaggagaagggggtagcaaaggatgagacagttagatagcattaccgagtcaaggacatgcatttgagcaagttctggtgggggatagaggagcctggcatgctgcagtccatggggtcataaagagagGGGTGgggtatgacttagtgactgaacaacaacaatcttggGAGTTGACTTATGCACTCATGCAGGTAGTATTGAGAACCCACAGtccaagaagaaaattaaatctgttcCAGGTAGAAGATAAAAATCACCTCAAGCCTCTACAGCTTTTCATATATGTTTggcattcaataaaaataattaccagGTATATAAGAATCAAAGgaccaaattattaaaaataaggaaaaggcgacagaaatagactcaaagatTTTTTGTGGGGaatattttgtaacattttcCCTTTTGGGCAACTCATGAAGTCTATGAGTAGTCTTAGAAGTTTATTTCTCCTCACAGTTAacgttattttattttgttttttaagggattatttctctgtgctataaTTTCTGCTTTTGTCTCTGATGTTTCCAAGGATATTCACTGTTTTGTTAGAGTTTCTCAACTTGAGATTCCTCCCCTATTCATTTAGTGTGAATTGGAAAGCTTGGTGATACTGCTGTGGTTTACATGTTCATAGGCACTTTGATTACCACTTACAATTCCTAGTGGGGAGATAAGGTTTTCTTGTCCCCGTATTACTAGGTGCCACTTTAAGAATGCAAACTGTGGATAGAACTCTCCCTTCCAAGACCTTGTCTTGTGAAAGTTTAAAGTCATTTCTTGCACCTACTTGGGTTTCAACTACCAGCCTCCCATTTTGAAAGCTTATAACTAGATACCAAACCTTCACAATCCTGGACATCAGCTATCATACGCCGTTGgcgttctctttttctttctggaaaatgagaatttttctttccctttaagtTTGGCTatgtaatagaaatattttaaaaatatttctcaagcGTTTCTATTTGCTTGATCTAGAAGGTGGGTCTGTTAGCATCAACTCGATCCTGCCATGTTGTTAAAAGTCCCATATTTTCAGGGACCCAAGAAGATTAAAAAGATTATGACATTAGTTAGAGATACAAGAAAGGCTTCTTATAGTAGAAGCTCCTATTAAGTAAGATTTATCATATACTTTAATATTTCCCCCCAAAGACACAAACTACTTCCTTTTAATATACTAACACCATGGGGaaagatttttaatattaattcatttaaatatttttttactttttattttttttcacctaCCTCTGTTTATTTGTTATCATTTAAATAGGCATTTGCTTATTTATGAAGGATGTTGGATTATTTtgtcatatattctttttcttttaattaatttatttattttagttggaggctaattactttacaatattgtggtggtttttcagacaaagatgccacaaaaaaggaaaactacaggctaatatcactgatgaacatggatgcaaaaatccttaacaaaattctagcaaacagaatccaacaacatattaaaaaaatcatacaccatgaccaagtgggctttatcccaggaatgcaaggattctttaatatccgcaaatcaatcaatgtaatacaccacattaacaaattgaaagataaaaaccatatgattatctcaatagatacagagaaagcctttgacaaaattcaacactcatttatgattaaaactctccaaaaagcaggaatagaaggaacatacctcaacataataaaagctatatatgacaaacccacagcaagcatcaccctcaatggtgaaaaattgaaagcatttcccctaaaatcaggaacaagacaaaggtgcccactctcaccactactattcaacatagtgttggaagttttggcgcagcaatcagagcagaaaaagaagtaaaaggaatccagataggaaaagaagaagtgaactCTCGCTGTTcagataacatgatcctctacatagaaaaccctaaagactcttacagaaaattactagagctaatcaacaaatatagtaaagttgcaggatataaaattaacacacagaaatcccttacattcctatacactaacaatgagaaaacagaaagagaaattaaggaaacaataccattcaccatgcaacaaaaagaataaaatacttaggagtatatctacctaaagaaacaaaagacctatacatagaaaactataaaacactgatgaaagaaatcaaagaggacacaaacagatggagaaacataccgtgttcatggattggaagaataaatatagtcaaaatggctattctacNNNNNNNNNNNNNNNNNNNNNNNNNNNNNNNNNNNNNNNNNNNNNNNNNNNNNNNNNNNNNNNNNNNNNNNNNNNNNNNNNNNNNNNNNNNNNNNNNNNNccctcagtggtgaaaaattgaaagcatttcccctgaaatcaggaacaagacaagggtgcccactctcaccactactattcaacatagtattggaagttttggccacagcaatcagagcagaaaaagaagtaaaaggaatccagataggaaaagaagaagtgaaactctcactgtttgcagatgacatgatcctctacatagaaaaccctaaagactctaccagaaaattactagagctaatcaatgaatatagtaaagttgcaggatataaaattaacacacagaaatcccttgcattcctatacactaacaatgaaaaaacagaaagagaaattaaggaaacgataccattcaccattgcaacaaaaagaataaaatacttaggagtatatctacctaaagaaacaaaagcctatacatagaaaactataaaacactgatgaaagaaatcaaagaggacacaaacagatggagaaacataccgtgttcatggattggaagaatcaatattgtcaaaatggctatactacccaaagcaatctatagattcaatgcaatccctatcaagctaccaacggtatttttcacagaactagaccaaagaatttcacaatttgtatggaaatacaaaaaacctcgaatagccaaagtaatcttgagaaagaagaatggaactggaggaatcaacctgcctgacttcagactctactacaaagccacagtcatcaagacagtatcgtactggcacaaagacagaaatatagatcaatggaacagaatagaaagcccagagataaatccatgtacctatggacaccttatctttgacaaaggaggcaaggatatacaatggaaaaaagacaacctctttaacaagtggtgctgggaaactggtcaaccacttgtaaaagaatgaaactagaacactttctaacaccacaaaaataaactcaaatggattaaagatctaaatgtaagaccagaaactataaaactcctagaggagaacataggcaaaacactctccgacataaatcacagcaagatcctctatgacccacctcccagaatattggaaataaaagcaaaactaaacaaatgggacctaatgaaacttaaaagcttttgcactacaaaggaaactataagtaaggtgaaaagacagccctcagattgggagaaaataatagcaaatgaagcaacagacaaaggattaatctcaaaaatatacaagccactcctgcagctcaattccagaaaaataaaaaaaaaaaaaaaaaaatgggccaaagaactaaacagacatttctccaaagaagacatacatatggctaaaaaccacatgaaaagatgctcaacatcactcattatcagagaatgcaaatcaaaaccacaatgaggtaccattacacgccagtcaggatggctgctatccaaaagtctacaagcaataaat from Cervus canadensis isolate Bull #8, Minnesota chromosome 1, ASM1932006v1, whole genome shotgun sequence includes:
- the LOC122442053 gene encoding keratin-associated protein 4-7-like codes for the protein MVNSCCGSICSDQSCGQSLCQETCCSPSCCQTTCCRTTCCRPSCGVSSCCRPVCCQPTCPRPTCCISSCYRPSCCGSSCGSSCCRPTCCISSCCRPRCCQSVCCQPTCPRPTCCISSCYRPSCCGSSCGSSCCRPTCCISSCCRPRCCQSVCCQPTCSRISSCCRPSCCLRPVCGRVSCHTTCYRPTCVISTCPRPVCCPSSCC